The stretch of DNA GACGCCTCTTTCACCGATGAGGGTATCCAATCCATCCTCAAAGCGATCCGTAAATTCATTTACATAGGCGGCTTTAACGGCCTCTAGTAATTGCGCTTCGGTTGCATCCGGTCGGGGAAAAAGAATATTCTCTCGAATGGTGCCTTCAAAAAGAAAATCATCCTGTAGCACAACGCCTAAATGGCGGCGGTAACTCGATAAACTTACGGTGGATAGGTCTATTCCATCAATCGTTATTTTGCCAGCATCTGGATTCAAAAAAGTTGCGGCGAGGCCAGCGATGGTCGACTTGCCCGAGCCAGAAGACCCTACCAGCGCGGTGACCGAACCCGAAGGCGCTTCAAAACTAATATTGTGTACGACCTCTTTATCTTCTATATAAGCAAAAGAGACGTCCTCAAACTTAATATCACCTTTGATGCCGGGCAATTCAACCGTCCTAACGCTTTTATCATCCTCCGGTTCCATATTCATAATTTCCTCGGTTCGATCGAGGCCTGCAAAAGCTTCCGTCAATTGACTACCAATGTTACTCATTTGTACGATCGGGGCAATCATGAATCCGAGGTAAAGGGTAAAGGACAAAAACTCCCCAAAAGTCATATTGCCTTGTATAATTTGATAGCCACCAATGCCCATGATACCGGTAGTGGCTAAACCTAGCAAGAAAGTGGCTGAACTGGTCATGAGTGAAGTCGCTGTCAAACTCTTTTTTACATTTTGAAATAAAATATCAACACCTTTTTCAAAGATGGCATTCTCTTGTTTTTCGGCATTAAAACCTTTGATCACCCTTACGCCATTTAGTGTCTCAACCAAGCGTCCGGTCACCTGTGCATTTAGCACCCCTCGTTCCCTAAAGACAGGGCGGATATATCCAAAGGCCTTCAATGCAATATAGGCAAAAATGCCAACTGGCACCAACACATAAAGTGTCATCATGGGACTAATGCGAATCAGTAAAAACAGCGACACAACGGCCGTTAAGGTTCCTCCTACTAATTGTACCAATCCAGTTCCTACAAGATTACGCACGCCTTCCACATCGGTCATGATTCGCGAGACCAAGGCCCCTGATTTAGTATTATCGAAATAACTAATAGGTAAGGATAATATTTTTTGTTGGACCTTAGCACGTAGCTTCGAGATTAAAAATTGAGCCTCTACACTCAGTAATTGGGTCAGCCAATAGGAGGTCACCGCCTGTACCAAGATAGCGCCACCTACAACCAATAGCAGCACCTTGAGCATTTGCATATCCTTATTGACAATCACATTGTCCATGAGGTACTTACTTGCTCCGGGCAGCACTAGTCCTGCTAAGCGGCTAATGACAATTAAAACTAATCCGAGTAAGACGATTTTTCTTCTTGGCCAAATAAATTCTCGAAAAGCCTGTGCAACGGTGACTTTGTTTTTTTTCTTGGAAGTAGACATAAATAGGTGTAGGAGTTAAATGTTGTGTTGAGTGTAGAAACATCTCTCTTTTCCCAAAAGTTTTAAAAAGTCAGAAAGATATAGACTAATATTCCTGCAAAGTATCCAATTAAGGCCAAGAAAGAGATTCGTTTGAGATACCAAATGAAATCTATTTTCAAAATCCCCATCATAGCTACCCCTGCTGCTGATCCAATAATCAAGGCGCTACCGCCCGTTCCCGCACAATAGGCTAATAATTCCCAAAAATGATGGTCTTGTGGGTAAATGTCCATTGAGTACATCCCCATTGCTCCAGCAACTAATGGAACATTATCGACGACGGCGGAGAGTAAACCGATGAGGGTATTGATAATGTAAATATTTCCAAAGGTCTGGTCCATAACAAGCGCCAGTTGTTCGAGTTGCCCAGCTGTTTGCAAGCTAGCAACCGCCAATAAGATGCCAAGGAAAAACAATATGCTTGGCGTGTCTATTCGTCGAATGACAGCTGCTACCTTTAAGCCATCGACCTCTCTTGGCTTTTTATTTCTATGAAGCATCTCGGTTGTTATCCAAAGTATGCCAAGGCTAAAAAGCATACCCATAAAAGGAGGTAGATGTGTCACATTCTTAAAGACTGGAACAAATAGTAATCCGCCAATGCCCATCCAAAAGACCAATGCTTGTTCAAAAGTACTGGCATGGGAATCATGTTCAGAAGTGTTGGCAGCTTCTGTCGGTCTTTGGATTTCTCCTTGTTTAGTAAAAGTGATATAAATCAAGGGGAGAAGCAAGCAAACTATACTAGGTAAAAAGATTTTTAGAATAATATTGAAGGCAGTAATTTGCCCTCCAATCCAAAGCATAATCGTAGTCACATCACCAATAGGAGACCAAGCTCCTCCTGCATTTGCCGCTAGAATGACCAAACCACCAAAAAACCATAAGTCTTCCTTTTCTTTTATTAAATTTTTGAGTAAAGCGGCCATAACAATGCAAGTAGTAAGGTTATCTAAAACAGCCGAAAAGAAAAAAGTAAGGATTGAAATGATCCATAATAACTTAATCTTATGAGTGGTGGTAATTTTATCTGTTACCACCTTGAAACCATCATGTGCATCTACTAATTCTACAATCGTCATCGCTCCGATTAAGAAAAAGAGAATTTCTGCGATTTCGCCCACATGTGTTAGCAAAGCTTCCTCAATGAAATGAGCGGGATCGCCATGAGCTGCAACGATGGTGTTTCCGGCGAAGATGGTCTCTTCCCCTAAAATCAGGATGATCCAACAAGTTACACCTGTTAGGATGGCTGAGGCCGCTTTATCTATTTTGAAGGGGTGCTCCATTGCTATCAGAAAATAACCGATAACAAAAGCGATTATCATTAATAAGTACATCACAAATGATTTATAATTGGAGTTGTAATGTAGCGAATTATCCAGAAGATTAGAATGTTTTTTTGAGTGGATAAAGCGATTTTATTTCATGGCTCAATTCCAATTAATAGCGTATAAAGGAAAGGGGTTTAGAAATAAATACCCCTATTAGGTATTATTACGAAATAAATCAGGCACCTGGTTCTTCGATCTGCCTTTCTACCCACTTTTTTAAAATAAGACGCTCCTCAGCACTTAATTTAACCGCTTCTCCTTGTGGCATTCGCTTTTTGACAAAAACCTGTTTATTATACAAACAATTACTTATTTTTAAGGCATTTCCAACTTTGACATTATGGAATTGCTGCTTCTTTCTTGGCCTTTTGAATTATTAGGGCGTTTTCATCCGCTACTGGTCCATTTTCCCATAGGTTTATTGATCGGGACTTTCCTCTTGGAAGGCTGGACCCGTTTTCGCAGAAAAGAAAGCCATATGGCTGGTATGGTTTACTTGGGGGCCCTGACAGCGGTAATGGCCGCAGTCATGGGTGGATTGTTACTGGCATCAGGAACCTATACAGGGGAGCTTATCAATGTGCATCAATTTACTGGCTATTTGACAGCTGGCTTAGCTACCATTACGGCGGGTTTGTATTTCCAAAGAAGCAAAATAGCGAGTTGGATTCCATTTTCTTCCTTGGGTTTGAGTTGCCTGGTGCTGGCGATAGCCGGGCACTTTGGTGCTAGTATTACCCACGGTGCCGACTACCTCTCTGCTGTTTTGCCAACGAATAAAATACCTGCAAGAGATGCAGGATTGATGGAAAGCTTATCTGCTTTTGCGGAGGGAGATGAGATACCACTTGACCAGCTTGATCGGCTGAACCTTGAGGTACGTGCCATTTTTGCACATAACTGTTATCAATGCCATAGTAGCGAAAAACAAAAAGGCGACCTGGCCCTTGACACCAAAAAAGGTGTTTTTGCCGGTGGCGAAAGCGGGCCCATTCTGGAAGCGGGGAATGCGGAGCACAGTGAACTCATTAGGCGGTTGACTATCGATAGAAGCGATGAGGACGCAATGCCACCCAAGGGCAAATCGCTTAGCCGGGAGGAAATTGAATTGATTCGTTTGTGGATCGACCGAGGAGCTCATTGGGCGGATAAATCCTTAAAAGTTTTTCGGGAAGCGGAATTGGCTTTGCATAAACCACCCTTACCGGAAGCCCCTGCATCAATAGTACATCCGGTTGATCGCTTTGTCAACCATTACTTCGCAGAACAAGGCGTCAAATGGCCAGAACTGATTGACGACCGCACATTTATACGCCGAGCCTATCTGGATATTACGGGATTATTGCCCAGTCCAGCAGCCGTTAAAGGGTTTATAGCGGATCAGTCGTCGGAAAAAAGAGCACATTTAATAGCGGCGTTACTGTCGGATAAACAGAATTATGCGCTTCATTGGCTGAGTTTTTGGAACGACCTTTTGCGGAATGACTATTCTGGTCCCGGCTATATCACAGGAGGGCGAAAACAAATTACAGATTGGCTCTACACCGCCCTTATAGAAGAAAAGCCTTATAATAAAATGGTTGCTGAATTGGTTAACCCTGGTCCCGACTCGGAAGGGTTTATCAAAGGAATCCAGTGGAGAGGGGAAATAAATGCCAGCCAACGCACTGAATTGCAGGCCGCTCAGAATGTTTCCCAATCGCTGCTAGGGCTCAACCTGAAATGTGCTTCTTGCCACAACAGCTTTGTGAACAACCTTACCTTGGACCAAGCCTATGGCTTCGCCAGCATTTTTGCCGAAGCGCCTTTGCAGATTTACCGCTGTGATAAGCCTACCGAAAGGATGGCGCAGGCTGCTTTCCTTTTTCCGCAACTCGGAGAGGTGAACGGTGACAGCCTCAAGGAGCGCCTAGCCCAATTGGCAGCAGTCATGGTCCAACCCGACAATGGCCGCCTTTACCGGACTATTGTCAATCGCTTTTGGGATAAACTGCTCGGTCGTGGCATTGTGGCGCCTGTTGACGAAATGGATAATATCCCTTGGAGCCAGGATTTATTGGACTGGCTCGCCTCTGATTTTATTGAAAAGGGGTATGACTTTCGGCAGTTATTAACACAAATTATGACCTCTAGGGCCTATCAGCTACCTGCTGTAGCCTACCCTTCTCCGACCTATTTATTGTCTAATACTTTTGTATTTAAAGGCCCTGCGCTTCGGCGTTTAACCGCCGAACAAATGGTGGATGCTTTCAGCCAGACGATCACGCCCTTGTATCAAAGTGTGGCCTATGACCCTGAGAGTCGGTCGATGGAGGCCGAATGGATTTGGCATCCTCAAGAAGAAGTGGATCGGAAAGTGCTCCCTTATCCCGGCACGCGTTTATTTCGAAAAACCTTTTCACTTGAGCGTGGCAAGCAATTGGTTGCTGCGCAGGCTTTGATTACGGCAGATCATTCTTTTCAGCTATCACTGAATGGAAAAATAATTTCAGCTGGCAAGGACTGGCGCGAGGTGCAAAAACTGGACTTTCCAATAGATTTATTTTCCACAGAAAATTTGATTGCCGTAAAAGGAACCAATGATGGACTCATTCCCAATCCAGCAGGTTTACTTTTCCAGCTTCGACTTCAATATGCAGATAGTACCCAGCAGCTTATTTCCTCGGATCGCTCTTGGAAATCTACAGCAGATACACTTGCCCAAAATTGGACCACTTTGGCTTATGATGACCGAGAATGGACTGCCGTAGAGCGGCAAGGGCGGTTCCAAAAAAGTTATTGGGGGGCCCTGCTCCGGTTTAGGTTTGAATCCGACACTATTCATCCCGCTTTTGCTAGAGCAGGATTGGTACAACAGGATGATTTTATGAAAACCTTGGCCCGGCCTACCCGAGAAAATGTGGCGACTCAGCGTGACCAGGAAGCTACGCTTTTGCAAGCGTTGATGTTGACTAACAGCAAGTTTTTTCACGAAAACATTGCCCGGGGTGCAAGACAATGGCTGGAAAAGTCAGGCGACGAACCAGGCGCCTTGGTCGAAGCACTTTATTGGAAAGCTTTGGGGCGGTCGCCTACCCGGAAAGAACGCAAAAGGTTGCTACAGGAGTTGGAAGGCCTCCCCGACCCTAGAGGTTTGGAGGACATCATTTGGGCCTTGGTATTGTTACCGGAATTTCAGTTTATTTAAATAATGTGATCAAGTCATGGAGATGGATCAAAACCACCAACTTTCCCGTCGTTCGTTTCTGGACAAAATGAAGCAGGCCAGTCTTGCGGCCATGGCTACCTCTTTACCGACGGCTAGCTTTTTGTCTTCCTGCCAAAAACAAGAAGGGATCCCTTCAACGGCGGATGCAGTGATCTTGCTGTGGATGGCTGGCGGCATGTGTCATACCGAAACCTTTGACCCCAAGACTTACACCCCATTTGTCAAGGGGATGGAAAGCAAGCGGGTGGTCAGCACTTTCCCTTCTATTCCAACGGCACTTGATGGATTATCTTTTTCAGAAGGATTGGAATCCATTGCCGGTGTAATGGATAAAGGAACGATTATTCGATCCTATCGCGCAGCTGATTTAGGGCATATCCTCCATACCCGACATCAGTACCATTGGCACACCTGTTATGAGCCACCACAATCGGTACAGCCACCCCATATTGGCGCTTGGATTGCTAAAGAATTAGGACCACTTAATCCTGTTATTCCTCCATTTATCGACATTGGTCAGCGCTTTACGGTGGGAGAAGGAGAAGAGCTAAAAGCATTCCATTCAGCTGGCTTTCTGGGAACGGAGTTTGGTCCCTTTTTTATTCCAGATCCGAGTTTGGGTTTGGAAAGTGTTAAGCCACCCCGAGGAATGGATCTTCAACGTTTTGAAAGTCGGAATAAGTTGTACCAAGATTTAATCAAAAAGAGTCCATTCGCCGCAAATGGCAGTACTTATCAGCAGGAATCGCTAATGCAGTCCATGGAACGCGCCTATGGCCTCTTAAAATCACCAGATGCTGCCGCCTTTGACTTGAACCAAGAACCTCGGGCCTCTTATGACAATTATAATACGGGGCGCTTCGGCTTAGGCTGCCTCCTTGCTCGCCGCCTCGTCGAACAAGGCGCTCGATTTATCAGTGTAACCACTGAATATGAACCCTTTTTAGGATGGGATACCCATGAAAATGGACATACTCGATTAGCGGCTATGAAAAAGGTTATAGACCGTCCCATTGCCCAATTGATTCAGGATCTTGACGAGCGGGGGCTGCTGGATCGTACCTTGGTGATCTTGGCGAGCGAATTTAGCCGA from Saprospiraceae bacterium encodes:
- a CDS encoding ABC transporter ATP-binding protein, which translates into the protein MSTSKKKNKVTVAQAFREFIWPRRKIVLLGLVLIVISRLAGLVLPGASKYLMDNVIVNKDMQMLKVLLLVVGGAILVQAVTSYWLTQLLSVEAQFLISKLRAKVQQKILSLPISYFDNTKSGALVSRIMTDVEGVRNLVGTGLVQLVGGTLTAVVSLFLLIRISPMMTLYVLVPVGIFAYIALKAFGYIRPVFRERGVLNAQVTGRLVETLNGVRVIKGFNAEKQENAIFEKGVDILFQNVKKSLTATSLMTSSATFLLGLATTGIMGIGGYQIIQGNMTFGEFLSFTLYLGFMIAPIVQMSNIGSQLTEAFAGLDRTEEIMNMEPEDDKSVRTVELPGIKGDIKFEDVSFAYIEDKEVVHNISFEAPSGSVTALVGSSGSGKSTIAGLAATFLNPDAGKITIDGIDLSTVSLSSYRRHLGVVLQDDFLFEGTIRENILFPRPDATEAQLLEAVKAAYVNEFTDRFEDGLDTLIGERGVKLSGGQKQRITIARAILADPKIIILDEATSNLDTQSESLIQKSLNELMKGRTTFVIAHRLSTIRQASQILVIENGRIAERGNHQELIDKQGRYFELYTYQARI
- the nhaD gene encoding sodium:proton antiporter NhaD encodes the protein MYLLMIIAFVIGYFLIAMEHPFKIDKAASAILTGVTCWIILILGEETIFAGNTIVAAHGDPAHFIEEALLTHVGEIAEILFFLIGAMTIVELVDAHDGFKVVTDKITTTHKIKLLWIISILTFFFSAVLDNLTTCIVMAALLKNLIKEKEDLWFFGGLVILAANAGGAWSPIGDVTTIMLWIGGQITAFNIILKIFLPSIVCLLLPLIYITFTKQGEIQRPTEAANTSEHDSHASTFEQALVFWMGIGGLLFVPVFKNVTHLPPFMGMLFSLGILWITTEMLHRNKKPREVDGLKVAAVIRRIDTPSILFFLGILLAVASLQTAGQLEQLALVMDQTFGNIYIINTLIGLLSAVVDNVPLVAGAMGMYSMDIYPQDHHFWELLAYCAGTGGSALIIGSAAGVAMMGILKIDFIWYLKRISFLALIGYFAGILVYIFLTF
- a CDS encoding DUF1553 domain-containing protein; this translates as MELLLLSWPFELLGRFHPLLVHFPIGLLIGTFLLEGWTRFRRKESHMAGMVYLGALTAVMAAVMGGLLLASGTYTGELINVHQFTGYLTAGLATITAGLYFQRSKIASWIPFSSLGLSCLVLAIAGHFGASITHGADYLSAVLPTNKIPARDAGLMESLSAFAEGDEIPLDQLDRLNLEVRAIFAHNCYQCHSSEKQKGDLALDTKKGVFAGGESGPILEAGNAEHSELIRRLTIDRSDEDAMPPKGKSLSREEIELIRLWIDRGAHWADKSLKVFREAELALHKPPLPEAPASIVHPVDRFVNHYFAEQGVKWPELIDDRTFIRRAYLDITGLLPSPAAVKGFIADQSSEKRAHLIAALLSDKQNYALHWLSFWNDLLRNDYSGPGYITGGRKQITDWLYTALIEEKPYNKMVAELVNPGPDSEGFIKGIQWRGEINASQRTELQAAQNVSQSLLGLNLKCASCHNSFVNNLTLDQAYGFASIFAEAPLQIYRCDKPTERMAQAAFLFPQLGEVNGDSLKERLAQLAAVMVQPDNGRLYRTIVNRFWDKLLGRGIVAPVDEMDNIPWSQDLLDWLASDFIEKGYDFRQLLTQIMTSRAYQLPAVAYPSPTYLLSNTFVFKGPALRRLTAEQMVDAFSQTITPLYQSVAYDPESRSMEAEWIWHPQEEVDRKVLPYPGTRLFRKTFSLERGKQLVAAQALITADHSFQLSLNGKIISAGKDWREVQKLDFPIDLFSTENLIAVKGTNDGLIPNPAGLLFQLRLQYADSTQQLISSDRSWKSTADTLAQNWTTLAYDDREWTAVERQGRFQKSYWGALLRFRFESDTIHPAFARAGLVQQDDFMKTLARPTRENVATQRDQEATLLQALMLTNSKFFHENIARGARQWLEKSGDEPGALVEALYWKALGRSPTRKERKRLLQELEGLPDPRGLEDIIWALVLLPEFQFI
- a CDS encoding DUF1501 domain-containing protein yields the protein MDQNHQLSRRSFLDKMKQASLAAMATSLPTASFLSSCQKQEGIPSTADAVILLWMAGGMCHTETFDPKTYTPFVKGMESKRVVSTFPSIPTALDGLSFSEGLESIAGVMDKGTIIRSYRAADLGHILHTRHQYHWHTCYEPPQSVQPPHIGAWIAKELGPLNPVIPPFIDIGQRFTVGEGEELKAFHSAGFLGTEFGPFFIPDPSLGLESVKPPRGMDLQRFESRNKLYQDLIKKSPFAANGSTYQQESLMQSMERAYGLLKSPDAAAFDLNQEPRASYDNYNTGRFGLGCLLARRLVEQGARFISVTTEYEPFLGWDTHENGHTRLAAMKKVIDRPIAQLIQDLDERGLLDRTLVILASEFSRDMLMEGRPGQKVQDQVNVPDQVESLKHYGMHRHFTDGCSILMWGGGIKRGFVYGQTADERPFKAVTEPVVIDQVHQTIYHALGIPPETNYVIEQRPFYTTPDGEGKVIKEVLQS